The following nucleotide sequence is from Zea mays cultivar B73 chromosome 1, Zm-B73-REFERENCE-NAM-5.0, whole genome shotgun sequence.
AACCAAGCTTTCTCTACCCAAGTCCTGCGCCGGCCGCCGCTTCTTCTCCTTGCATCCGGTTCAGGATTTCCAGCGGCCTCGACTCCCGATCCGGTCTCCGTAGGAGCGTCGGTATCCTCGTGTCTCCGGCAGTCTTTCGAACCTCGGTTGGTCCCGATTGGCGAGAAACCCCCGCGTCGAATTGGCGGCCAAGGGGCGCGGGACGCATCATTCGATTCTTGGCGGCTGCTTGCCTGCTTGTGCTTGAGCGCTTAACAGAACTTCGCGAGCTGGGCTTTCTCTAGGTGGAAAGGTGAGCGATTCGACGACTTCTTTAACCGATTTTGCGCTTTACTGTTATTTTAGCCTTGTTTGGCCGGCTCTTTTGCCCCTTTTCCCCCTTTCGCTTTATTCTGCGCAATATTTGTTTCACCCTTTTGCTTtcctcccccctcccctccccccctcTCCCTGTCCGGTTTTAAAGACGCGGAGAGATTGTAAAGTCTAAATCTTGCATTCACTTGGGGAATTGGATAGGTAGGGAGTGGATAGGCTTTGTCGGTAGGTCCTTTTTCCGGGGAGAATTCGCCTGAGTTCCTTGGAATAAAAGAAGATTTGCGATCCTTAAGCCTCACGTTCCTTGATCTGCTGGTGTGGAAGTTGATCTTGATCATGTTCCCGTTCGTCGTCTTCATGGGTACGCTCCAGGGTTCCTTCTCTGTTTTCTTGTGTTCACCTTGATGGCTACTGGTGCGAATTTTGAGTTTCTTAAATGTTTCATGGTTCCTTTTTTTAACCACTGGGGCCATGTCGCAATTGGTGTATCATCACGGCGTGTATTGTGCTGAATTGGGTGCGGGTTTGCTATCTAATATTTGCGCATGGTTTTGTTGTTGCGTGAAAAGAttggtctttgatgtgattgttgtGGTTAGCCATCAGAATCAGGAAATGGATAATAATCTTCTGTTATGTTTGATGATTGTTAGACAATTTGATTTGGAGATGGGGCCGGAAATGATAGAGCAGGATGGATGGTAGGAAAAGGAAGGGGAAATTCAGGAATTCTCTCAGGCGTATGGCTATGGAGTGCCTGTGCTCTGGTGAGCAGTTGAAGGCGTCAGATGAGACCATGCGGTCATCTGATTCTACGATCACAAAGGATTTCTCGGCCAGTGGGTACTCTTCTCGGAATGGAGAGATTGAGCAGTACCTTGATAATGGCAACATAGAGGAAGCCGAGTTGTCGCTCCGGGAGGGCATTTGCCTAAATTATGAGGTAAGTTGTTTTCTTTTGTGAAACAGATTTTGTTATGGCACCAAGAACAGCTGAAATATATGCTGAATGTGACTAGGAAATGCCACCAATTCAGCTAGTATGATTCCTAGTTAAGTCAATCTTGGGTTTCTTTTGTCAATTTTACTTCCTTGTGAAGATTTTTGTACGTAACTAAAATCAACCTGCGTGCTGAATGTATTTTTTTCTGCAGTTAGTTGAATAAATATATGGTTATTATCTTTTTCTTCACTAAAATTAGTTCACTACCTCCTACCTAGCAGTTTATCCAAGCTAGCCTTTTCTGTACCAGTATAAGTATTTCAAGGGAAATTCTTTCTTATTTCAAGAGAAGACTTACCATTTTTATTACTGCCATTCTCTTTCTTCGATTTCGTTAGATGCCAGAATGTCATCTGTTTAAGTTCTATATTTCAGCATTACATTTGGACCTAGCTGTTTCTAGCTCGACTGACAGCACATGCTAAACAGGAAGCAAGGGCATTGCTAGGAAGGCTAGAATATCAACGGGGTCATGTAGAGGCAGCACTCCGTGTCTTTGATGGGATAGACATATCTGCATTAGTTCCTAAGATGAAAATCTCAATTGCTAGAAAAACAGACCGTCGGAAGACTCATTCACAGTGGGATTCCCCACCAATGCCCTTGCATGCTGTCAGCCTTCTCATGGAGGCCATATATCTTAAAGCAAGAGCACTTCATGATCTTGGGAAAGATAAAGGTAAGCAGCACCTTGCTATCATGTTGCACACATTAACAGACTTGTAAATCATGCACATGTGTGATTGCTCTGTGATGTGGTATATCATGTTAGAAAAGGAGACTCCATTTTGGCACATCAACTCTAAAATTTTTATGCATGTGGCTCGTGTAACTACAATTCAATATTTTTATTTTACAGAAGCTGCACAAGAATGTAGAATGATATTGGATATTGTGGAAGCAGCTGTACCTGAGGGCTTGCCAGCAGGCTTTGGGAAAGGCTGTAAATTGAACGAAATAATATGCAAGGCTGTAGAGTTGCTCCCTGAGCTGTGGAAATCAGGGGGGTTTTCACTTGAAACCATTTCTTCATATAGGAGGTCACTTCTTAATAATTGGAATCTTGATGGAGAGACAATAGCAAGGATACAAAAGAAATTTGCTGTTTTTCTCCTATATAGTGGTTGTGAAGCACGCCCTCCAAATCTTCATTCTCAGTTGGACGGTTCATTTGTACCTCGCAACAATATTGAAGAGGCTATCCTTCTTTTGATGATTCTTTTGAGGAAGTCCAATCTCAAGAGGATTGAGCAAGATCCCTCTGTGATGCATCACCTTACTTTTGCACTGTCCATGTCAGGACAGCTAATTCCACTGGCTGGACAGTTTGAAGAATTGTTACCTGGTGTGTTAGACAAAAAAGAATGGTTGTACAGCGTTGCATTGTGTTATTTAGCAGAAGAAGATGATCTGAGTGCCCTGAATCTACTCAAAATTATACTAAAATCTGGAGAGGACTCCGTTCAACTCATAGAACTGCTTCTAGCTTCAAAGGCTTGCATTGAGATGAGTATTCATACTGAAGGTGCTTTTTATGCAAGGAGAGCCATTGCAAATATGCAGGGAGGATGCAAACCAATGGCAGGACTTGCAAACCTATTGCTTGGTGTTGCACTTTCTAATCAGGCTAGAAGTGCAATATCTGATACAGATAGAGCTTCTTGGCAGTGCGAAGCACTGGAAGCCCTTGGGAATGCTGAAAAAAATATACATGGGAAAGATTCTAGGGCATTATACAGTCTCAGCCTTGAAAATGCTGTGCAGAGGAAATTAGAATTAGCTGCCTTTTATGCAAAGAGGCTGGTGAAACTTGAGGCTGGATCAGAGTTGAGGAGTTGGCTCCTTTTAGCTCGAATACTTAGTGCTCAAAAGCTGTTTGCTGATGCTGAAACAGTTGTTGATGCTGCTCTAGATCAAACTGGGAAATGGTGTCAAGGAGATTTATTGCGAACCAAAGCCAGAATTCAGGCTGCACAGGGGCAATTTAGAGAAGCGGTTGAAACATACACCCAACTTCTTGCTATCATTCAACTTAGAACGAAAAGTTTAACTGCTGGAGTTTGCTTGCCAAAGGTACTAAGAATTTTTTTGTTATGAAACATGGCAGTCATAACTATACATTCTTGCTAGTATGCAATATACATTCGGATTATAGCAAAAGGTGCAATTTACTTGTTGCTATTTGATCAAATTTTCGGTACCATCTTTAAATTGAAGCAGTTTATATTATATAGTGATATGAAGGCATACAGATTTGATAGTTCAATACCTACGAAAAGGGGATGCAGTTGAGTTGGTTAGGTAGTTTGATGAGGACTCCTCATGTCCTAGGTTCTACTCTTCATGGGAGCGGATTTCAGGTCGATTTAAAAAAAATCTCTTGTCTGTCCTACGCCAAAGCACAAGTCTCAGATCCGACTTAGTTGTGGTTGTCCCACATGAGCTGGTGTTGTTGTGAATGAACGAGTGTTTGGTTccagagactaaagtttagtccgtgTCACATTGGATATTTGAATGTTAATtttgagtattaaatatagtctaattacaaaATTATTTACATAGAtgaagttaaatggcgagatggaAGGCTGCACTTGAGCTTCAATATATCTATGACTTTTTGACCTAGTTTCATGATGACTCACGACTTTGAGCCCCTTCGTGCTTAGTTGCTCGCTCGTCATGTCTGCATCTCTCTGATGGATGTTCTTGCTAGTGTGAAGTGTCTATAATGAGGAGACTCGTCTGTTTGCTATCGGCATGTTTGTAGTCTTTGCCAGTCTCGTCTGCTACTCCATCGACGATGTCATATTCAGTTGTGCCTCCTTTTGTGATCATGATGAGCATGTGGAAGCCTACTGTTTCATGGAGAAGGCTCAAGCTCGTCGTTCTTGATAGGGTACTAGTGGTGCTGGTACTGGAGGATCTTAGGGGAGTTTGGCTACGACTATGGAGGCCAATTGCTCATGCTGCTTCATTGCCTTGCACCCTCTACACCTACAGGAGATGCTAGTTCTATAAATTAGTCCTTTGTACGTATAGGTTCTGTTGCTGGTTCTCCATCCTCCACTTATGGACACCTCCTCCTTCCACTTTAGTACTTGTCCATGGATTCTAGACTCCGGTGCTTCCTTTCATATGACTCTTCATTGCACCTGCCTTTCGGCCGTGAGTCCTTTATCTCGTCTCCCACTATCCATACCTTTGATGGATCTTCTCTTTCCGTTGTTGGTTATGGTAACCTTCTGTctgacctaaaccctaaaccctaaactctTCTTGTTCCTGATGTTTCTTTTGTTCTTGATTTGATCATGCAGCTCATGTCTGTTGACCAAATTTTTGGTTATGACTTTTGTGTTGTTCTTCATCTTGACTTTTGTTATGTCTAGGATCAACGTGCATGTCGCTGGGTTGGTATCGACCCTCCTCGTCATGACTCTCAACGCCTCTGGGAGCTTGACTAGCTTTGTCTTCCTTCGGCTACGTCTGCTAGTCTTGCTGGATTCGTTTTGGTTATGTTGACTTCGTCTTTTGCTTAGTGGCATCATCGTTTCGGCCATATTTGTGGCTCCCAATTATCCACTTTGATTAGTCGTGGTCTTTTAGGTTTGGTATCAGGTCGTGAGTCTTTACATTAGTGTTAGGTTTACCGGTTAGGAACACAAATACAATTTTCTTACCATTCTAGTGAGTCCATTTCTCAACTTTCTTTTGATCTTGTCCACTCTGATATATGGGGCCTTGCTCCTTTTGTTTTTGAAGGAGACCATCGATATTATATCATTTTTATAGATGTTTTTTCTCgtcacacatggatttatttcatGAAACCTTGTAATGAGGTTTTATCTATTTATATGAATTTCTCTGCTATTGTTCACTTTCGTGCTGCCTCTACCGATGAGTGTATCTCTGATGCTCTTTGTCAGGTACTTTCTAAGCAAGGGACTCTTGCCCATTTTCATGTCCTAGCGCTCATGCTTAGAACGTGTGGCTGAGCCCAAGCATTGTCATATTCTTGAGATAACTCATGCTCTTATGCTTGTTCCTCCTTTTGAATTGAGGTTGTTTCTATTGCCACTTGACTAACATTCAACCTTCCTTCACTCTTTAAGGAGGGATTTCTTTTAGCGTCTTTGTGGCAAGACTCGTAATTATTCAAGTCTTTGTCTGTTTGGCTATTGCTCCTACCTTGTGAGCACACTAAGTTGACTGCTTAGTCGGCTGATTGTGTGTTTCTCAGGTACAGTGCTGAGCATAAGATATACCACTGTTGGGATCCAGTTGCTCGTTGGATGAGGATCTCTTGGGATGTTGTCTTTGACGAAACTCATTTTTTTTATCCTTGTCCATCTTTGATGTTTCATCAACATCCTTGGTTTATCCCCTTTCTTTTCTGTTCTTCCTAGATGCTCTTGACTATACCTGCCTCACACTTACAGCATCTCTTGATGAAGTTCTTATGTACTTCAGTTTTGCCTTCTTCAGTAGTACCTTCCTTGGTGCCTTCTTTAGTGTCTCATTCCTTGGTTCCTAACTATGATGAGACTTTGCGCCTGTTGTTCACATGACCACTGAAGTTCCCTCACCTTGTCTTGCTTAATAAGGGCAGCCCTTTGTGGTAAGTGCTTGAAATCTTGCTTTGCCTGGCAACTTTGCTCGCCGCATGGATTTCCTTGTCCTTGGAAGGGAGCCAAGTCGGCTCATCCACACAAGCAAGGTTGCTGGCTGCTCAATGGCACAACCGCTTTTTTGTGGCCCAACAAGAAGACCGCTGGCTGCCGTACCACTGTGGTGAGGGCAATGACCCAACGAGCAGCCATATGTTGCAGCGCTATGCTCTCCCAGATCCAGCTGCCAGCCCTCAGGCTCAGATTGAATCCCACCTTTGCGAAATTGATGATGTTCTTGCCCTAAATCAACCTCATCTACTCTGGAATTGACCTCCTAAGAGTTGAAATTGCTTTGTCGATCCTGAATTGAGCTTCCTGCTACTGTATCAAAGGTTTCCCTAGTATGGATGAGCTCACGGTCTATAGGGAGAAGAGAAGGGAGAAGGGGGAGGGAAAGGAGAGCAATAGAACCAATTAGAGAAAGAAAACCACACCTTGCTTTGCTGGTTGGGGGAGGCGAGGCTGGCAAGGTGAGCAACAGCCTCAATGGTTCCAAGCATGCCCTTAACCTCTACACGGAACTACTGAACACTTTTGCCGGTTGGGGGAGGCAACGTGAACAACCTGCTGTCATATTTTAGTTTTTGATGCGGTTGTGTTACCCATAGCACAGTAGCAATTAGGTTATCAGTTGGTCATGCCCTTGTATTATTTCTACAGGGCAACAAGGATGATAAAGGCCTGGAAACAGAGACCTGGTATGATCTAGCTCTCTTATACCTAGGTATGGCACAATGGAGGGATGCAGAGGTTTGTGTATTGAAGATAAGATCCATCAGTCCTTATTCTGCATTGGCTTGGCATGCTACAGGTGATTCCTGTTCATTTCTTCTAAATATGACTGAAATCTAGCTCACTGCATTTTGATTTTGTTTTTTGTGACCTTGATAATGAAAATGTATGCCTATATCTAAATCTCTAATCAATAATGAAATATAATTTCAAACCATATAGACCTATTCAGAATCTTGCAGCTGTTAATTCATAAATTTGAACTATTTTCTTTTTAAAATTGTTAAATTTGGCAATTCAATTGTATATGTATTATGTATATAGCATTCAATTGTGTATTTAATTTTATCTACAGAAGCTTCATTATAAGTCAAGGATTTGAGAATCAGTTACATTTATTTCAGTCAACTTTGACAGCATGCACCTTTTACACTGGATACTTCCTTTCATATTTTTCATAAAGTATTCATTTTCAGGAAAAATATATGAAGCAAAAGGTCTTAGAAAAGAAGCTT
It contains:
- the LOC100384077 gene encoding Protein NPGR2, whose translation is MDGRKRKGKFRNSLRRMAMECLCSGEQLKASDETMRSSDSTITKDFSASGYSSRNGEIEQYLDNGNIEEAELSLREGICLNYEEARALLGRLEYQRGHVEAALRVFDGIDISALVPKMKISIARKTDRRKTHSQWDSPPMPLHAVSLLMEAIYLKARALHDLGKDKEAAQECRMILDIVEAAVPEGLPAGFGKGCKLNEIICKAVELLPELWKSGGFSLETISSYRRSLLNNWNLDGETIARIQKKFAVFLLYSGCEARPPNLHSQLDGSFVPRNNIEEAILLLMILLRKSNLKRIEQDPSVMHHLTFALSMSGQLIPLAGQFEELLPGVLDKKEWLYSVALCYLAEEDDLSALNLLKIILKSGEDSVQLIELLLASKACIEMSIHTEGAFYARRAIANMQGGCKPMAGLANLLLGVALSNQARSAISDTDRASWQCEALEALGNAEKNIHGKDSRALYSLSLENAVQRKLELAAFYAKRLVKLEAGSELRSWLLLARILSAQKLFADAETVVDAALDQTGKWCQGDLLRTKARIQAAQGQFREAVETYTQLLAIIQLRTKSLTAGVCLPKGNKDDKGLETETWYDLALLYLGMAQWRDAEVCVLKIRSISPYSALAWHATGKIYEAKGLRKEALGAFFRALDLDPKHVPSLISTATVLQQLGDRPLPSIRCFLTDALQLDRTNHVAWFNLGLLYKEEGGRSAAEAAECFQAAAFLKETAPSEPFR